Proteins from a genomic interval of Erwinia sp. SLM-02:
- the ldcA gene encoding muramoyltetrapeptide carboxypeptidase, with protein sequence MAMSPRNIHLIAPSGFCHNPEAAQRGIERLRADGHRVTNTDIIARREQRFAGSDAQRLGDINDLARLETLPDIVLAVRGGYGASRLLPDLDYKSLAERLRDRPVALCGHSDFTAIQLALLAKAGIITFSGPMLAGNFGAETLSDFTVDNFWLALTSPQFTLRWQTTPQRLDASGTLWGGNLAMIASLIGTPWLPDIRDGILVIEDVNEHPFRIERMLLQLLESGVLARQKAIVAGSFTGNTLSDYDNGYDLTSVWALITQRSGVPVVSGLDFGHDRNTVTLPLGAQARLSVNGSEAALAISGHTAIGLSPVSQ encoded by the coding sequence ATGGCCATGTCTCCACGCAATATTCATCTGATCGCCCCTTCTGGCTTTTGCCACAACCCGGAGGCCGCACAGCGCGGTATCGAGCGCCTGCGTGCGGACGGGCATCGGGTGACAAATACCGATATTATCGCCAGGCGCGAACAGCGTTTTGCCGGTAGCGATGCGCAACGGCTGGGCGATATTAACGATCTCGCCCGGCTGGAGACGCTGCCGGACATCGTGCTGGCCGTGCGCGGGGGCTATGGTGCCAGTCGCCTGTTGCCCGATCTTGACTATAAGAGCCTGGCTGAACGGCTACGCGATCGGCCTGTTGCCCTGTGCGGGCACAGTGACTTCACCGCTATTCAGCTGGCCCTGCTGGCTAAGGCCGGAATCATCACCTTCAGCGGGCCGATGCTGGCGGGGAATTTCGGTGCGGAAACGCTCTCTGATTTCACCGTCGACAATTTCTGGCTGGCGCTAACCTCACCGCAGTTTACACTCCGCTGGCAAACGACCCCGCAACGGCTTGATGCCTCGGGGACGCTCTGGGGTGGCAACCTGGCGATGATTGCCTCGCTGATCGGCACGCCGTGGCTGCCGGATATCCGGGATGGGATTCTGGTGATCGAGGATGTTAATGAACACCCTTTCCGTATTGAACGTATGCTGCTTCAACTGCTGGAAAGCGGGGTTCTGGCCCGGCAGAAGGCCATTGTGGCAGGAAGCTTTACCGGCAATACGCTTTCCGATTACGACAACGGTTACGATTTAACCAGCGTCTGGGCGTTGATTACGCAGCGCAGCGGGGTGCCGGTAGTGAGCGGGCTGGATTTCGGCCATGACCGCAACACCGTAACGCTACCGCTGGGGGCGCAGGCCAGGCTTAGCGTTAACGGCAGCGAGGCGGCGCTGGCGATCTCCGGCCATACCGCAATCGGATTGTCACCGGTGAGTCAGTGA
- the emtA gene encoding membrane-bound lytic murein transglycosylase EmtA, with the protein MIAALLLAGCASEPAKKIARQPDTPLTSAPPQKVAQAWSLFTENAARSYGVDQKLVDAIIAVESGGNPTVVSKSNAVGLMQIKASTAGREVYRAQGRHGQPSKSELRDPVKNIDIGTAYLRILQRQQLAGIRNPETLRYATIVSYANGAGALLRTFSRDRSRAIAMINALSPEEFYQHVQNNHPAAQAPRYLWKVTTAYRTI; encoded by the coding sequence ATGATTGCTGCACTACTGCTGGCAGGCTGTGCCAGTGAACCTGCAAAGAAGATTGCCCGTCAGCCGGATACGCCGCTGACTTCAGCACCGCCTCAGAAAGTGGCACAGGCCTGGTCCCTTTTCACTGAAAACGCAGCCCGTAGCTACGGGGTCGATCAGAAGCTGGTGGATGCGATTATTGCTGTGGAATCCGGTGGGAATCCAACCGTTGTCAGCAAATCTAACGCCGTGGGCCTGATGCAGATTAAAGCCTCTACCGCGGGGCGCGAAGTCTATCGCGCGCAGGGCCGCCACGGGCAGCCGAGCAAAAGCGAACTGCGCGATCCGGTAAAAAATATTGATATCGGCACGGCTTATCTGCGCATCCTGCAGCGGCAGCAGCTAGCGGGTATCCGTAATCCGGAAACGCTGCGCTATGCCACTATCGTGTCTTATGCCAACGGAGCGGGGGCGCTACTGCGGACTTTTTCGCGGGATCGTAGCCGGGCAATTGCCATGATAAATGCCCTGAGCCCGGAAGAGTTTTATCAGCACGTACAGAACAATCACCCGGCGGCACAGGCTCCGCGCTATTTGTGGAAGGTGACAACCGCCTACCGGACGATCTGA
- a CDS encoding GlsB/YeaQ/YmgE family stress response membrane protein has product MGILSWIIFGLIAGIIAKWIMPGKDGGGFIITVILGVVGAVVGGWISTFFGFGRVDGFNFGSFVVAVIGAIVVLWIYRKVRS; this is encoded by the coding sequence ATGGGTATTCTGTCATGGATCATTTTTGGATTGATCGCCGGTATTATCGCCAAGTGGATTATGCCAGGTAAGGACGGTGGTGGTTTTATCATTACCGTGATACTGGGGGTTGTCGGTGCGGTAGTCGGCGGCTGGATCAGTACCTTCTTCGGTTTTGGTCGGGTCGACGGGTTTAATTTCGGCAGCTTTGTCGTGGCGGTGATCGGTGCCATTGTGGTGCTGTGGATTTACCGTAAGGTACGTAGCTGA
- a CDS encoding TonB-dependent siderophore receptor, with amino-acid sequence MSMAFNLKRSALLCSLALIAPGIVVAAENTITVTAAPEESATSPTAGYTVKSSKGATKTDEPLITTAQSVSVVTRQQMEDQGAMSINQALNYTAGAFTNFGGAATRYDTVSLRGFHGGDVDNIFLDGLRLMSDPGSFNVLQVDPWFLERIDVIKGPSSALYGQTVPGGLVMETSKRPQFTEEGHFRTYVGNNSTSGVAVDYTNAINDQLAFRLTGLTRNSDTQYDHTREEKYALSPSLLWQPDEYTSLLVKAYLQKDPSGGYHGSVPGEGSIYEHNGKKLSTGFYDGDSDLDRFKRHEQIYSYEFAHRFNDTWAVRSTASYSHSNVDLDQIYQIGWVSADSDIMNRYYSGSRSSLDAFAIDNQLEADFATGDVEHKVVLGVEYHQYKNDLHDASGSGSQLNTATGQTIGVRPDYNFIHSERQYYQTGMYLQDEMKWDRVHFDVSGRYDRIVSKINNIDLGNDNRRQDDHISGRAALLYAFDNGVSPYVSYSQAITPQSLTGADGNLLQPTTAEQYEAGVKFQPVGTSDLYSVAVYDLTQKNVGSRNVQGGYYDPAGKVNSRGLELEARNQLTPRLSTIANYTLSRVRYKEAIDASTGESINGHTPYVSPNATASAWANYKFDYGLSAGAGVRYIGKQWADNANTVRLPSVTLFDASVRADLGAWNSSLKGAFVQVNANNLTGRDYVAACYGYGYCYWGAERSVVATVGYDF; translated from the coding sequence ATGAGTATGGCTTTCAACCTGAAGCGTTCTGCGCTGCTCTGTTCACTCGCACTTATCGCGCCCGGGATCGTCGTTGCCGCAGAAAACACCATCACGGTCACCGCCGCACCGGAAGAGTCCGCCACTTCGCCAACCGCTGGCTATACGGTCAAAAGCAGTAAAGGCGCGACCAAAACCGATGAGCCGCTGATTACCACCGCACAGTCCGTTTCGGTTGTTACCCGCCAGCAGATGGAAGACCAGGGTGCCATGAGCATCAACCAGGCGCTGAACTATACCGCCGGTGCCTTTACCAACTTCGGCGGGGCCGCGACCCGCTATGACACCGTTTCGCTACGCGGCTTCCACGGCGGCGATGTCGATAATATCTTCCTCGACGGCCTGCGCCTGATGAGCGATCCGGGCAGCTTTAACGTGCTGCAGGTGGATCCGTGGTTCCTGGAGCGTATCGACGTAATTAAAGGCCCATCCTCCGCGCTGTACGGTCAAACCGTGCCGGGCGGTCTGGTGATGGAAACCTCCAAACGTCCGCAGTTTACGGAAGAAGGCCATTTCCGTACCTACGTGGGAAATAACAGCACCTCCGGCGTGGCCGTTGATTATACCAACGCGATTAACGACCAGCTGGCCTTCCGCCTGACCGGCCTGACGCGCAACAGCGACACTCAGTACGACCACACGCGTGAAGAAAAATACGCCCTCTCCCCTTCCCTGCTGTGGCAGCCGGATGAGTACACGTCGCTGTTGGTGAAAGCCTACCTGCAGAAGGATCCGTCCGGCGGCTACCACGGTTCCGTTCCGGGCGAAGGCAGTATTTATGAGCACAACGGCAAGAAGCTGAGCACCGGCTTCTACGACGGTGATTCCGACCTCGATCGCTTTAAGCGCCATGAGCAGATTTACAGCTACGAATTCGCCCACCGTTTTAACGATACCTGGGCCGTTCGTTCTACCGCCAGCTACAGCCATTCCAATGTGGATCTCGATCAGATCTATCAGATTGGCTGGGTTTCCGCCGACAGCGATATCATGAACCGCTACTATTCCGGCTCGCGTTCTTCGCTGGATGCTTTCGCCATCGATAACCAGCTGGAAGCCGATTTTGCCACCGGCGACGTTGAGCATAAAGTGGTGCTCGGCGTGGAGTATCATCAGTATAAAAACGACCTGCATGACGCCAGCGGATCCGGTTCACAGCTGAATACGGCAACCGGCCAGACCATCGGCGTGCGTCCTGACTACAACTTTATTCACTCCGAGCGCCAGTACTACCAGACCGGGATGTATCTGCAGGATGAGATGAAGTGGGATCGCGTGCATTTCGACGTTTCCGGCCGTTATGACCGCATCGTATCGAAAATCAATAATATCGACCTTGGTAACGATAATCGTCGTCAGGACGACCACATCAGCGGTCGTGCCGCGCTGCTGTACGCCTTCGACAACGGTGTTTCACCTTACGTCAGCTACAGCCAGGCCATCACACCGCAGTCGCTGACCGGTGCCGACGGCAACCTGCTGCAGCCAACCACCGCCGAGCAGTATGAGGCCGGGGTGAAATTCCAGCCGGTGGGCACATCCGATCTCTATTCCGTGGCGGTTTACGATCTGACGCAGAAAAACGTCGGCAGCCGTAACGTACAGGGCGGATATTACGATCCGGCCGGTAAGGTCAACTCGCGCGGTCTGGAGCTGGAAGCACGCAATCAGCTGACGCCGCGCCTGAGTACTATCGCCAACTACACGCTGAGCCGCGTTCGTTATAAAGAGGCGATTGATGCCTCGACCGGTGAGTCTATCAACGGCCACACGCCTTATGTTTCCCCTAATGCGACCGCGTCTGCCTGGGCTAACTACAAGTTTGACTATGGTCTGAGCGCCGGTGCGGGCGTGCGTTATATCGGTAAGCAGTGGGCGGATAATGCCAATACCGTTCGCCTGCCGTCGGTGACGCTGTTTGATGCGTCGGTGCGTGCGGATCTGGGCGCGTGGAACAGCAGCCTGAAGGGTGCATTTGTGCAGGTGAATGCCAATAATCTGACCGGGCGCGATTATGTTGCGGCCTGCTACGGTTATGGTTACTGCTACTGGGGCGCGGAGCGTTCTGTGGTGGCGACCGTGGGGTATGATTTCTGA
- the treA gene encoding alpha,alpha-trehalase TreA, translating to MRKVEQRRLSARLIYPLLLAGMVAASCAAQAEDNQRMLSSTPQPPDVRLGPLYHAVQAAKFYPDQKTFADAVPKSDPTSILADWQMQKSQGNFDLKRFVNTNFTLPGEGEKYVPPAGQSLREHINGLWPVLTRSASQANQWDSLLPLPKPYVVPGGRFREVYYWDSYFTMLGLAESGHWDRVQDMVDNFAWELDKYGHIPNGNRSYYLSRSQPPFFSMMVDLLATHGGDEVYSKYRPQLQKEYDYWMADAESVAAGAASKRVVKLKDGTVLNRYWDARDVPRTESYMDDITTADKAKDREKASLYRDLRAGAASGWDFSSRWFDKSDDLSTIHTTRIAPVDLNALVFHLEKTLAKASRIAKDDAAAKRFDTLAEKRQQAINHYLWDEKQGWYADYDWQKGSVRPQLTAAALFPLYLQAATDDHASKTANAVQAQLLKEGGLVTTTVNNGQQWDAPNGWAPLQWAAVEGLNHYGKQELAKEVGMRFLQNVQATYDKEHKLVEKYVVEGKGLGGGGGGEYPLQDGFGWTNGVTLKLLDLYCPKDKTCNNVGDIGVVKAAQ from the coding sequence ATGAGAAAAGTCGAACAACGTCGATTGAGTGCGCGCCTGATTTATCCGCTGCTGCTGGCGGGAATGGTCGCGGCCAGCTGTGCGGCGCAGGCGGAAGACAATCAGCGAATGCTGAGCAGCACCCCGCAGCCGCCGGATGTCCGCCTCGGTCCGCTGTATCACGCCGTACAGGCGGCGAAATTTTACCCCGATCAAAAAACCTTTGCCGATGCGGTACCTAAGAGCGATCCGACCTCCATTCTCGCCGACTGGCAAATGCAGAAATCGCAGGGCAATTTTGATCTCAAGCGCTTTGTGAATACCAACTTTACGCTGCCGGGCGAGGGTGAGAAGTACGTTCCTCCCGCCGGGCAGAGCCTGCGTGAACACATCAACGGCCTGTGGCCGGTGCTGACCCGCTCCGCCAGCCAGGCCAACCAGTGGGATTCCCTGCTGCCGCTGCCGAAGCCTTACGTGGTGCCGGGCGGGCGCTTCCGCGAGGTCTATTACTGGGACAGCTACTTCACCATGTTAGGGCTGGCCGAGAGCGGCCACTGGGATCGCGTACAGGATATGGTGGATAACTTCGCCTGGGAGCTGGACAAATACGGCCATATTCCTAACGGCAACCGCAGTTATTACCTCAGCCGTTCGCAGCCGCCGTTCTTCAGTATGATGGTCGATCTGCTGGCAACCCACGGCGGTGACGAGGTTTACAGTAAATATCGTCCGCAGCTGCAGAAAGAGTATGACTACTGGATGGCCGACGCCGAGAGTGTAGCCGCCGGTGCGGCCAGTAAGCGGGTGGTGAAGCTGAAAGACGGTACGGTACTGAACCGCTACTGGGACGCGCGCGACGTGCCGCGCACCGAATCCTATATGGATGACATCACTACCGCCGATAAAGCCAAAGATCGTGAAAAGGCGTCGCTGTACCGCGATCTGCGTGCCGGTGCCGCCTCCGGCTGGGACTTCAGTTCCCGCTGGTTCGATAAGTCTGACGATCTCAGCACCATCCATACCACGCGCATCGCGCCGGTAGATCTGAATGCGCTGGTGTTCCACCTGGAGAAAACCCTGGCGAAAGCCAGCCGGATTGCCAAAGACGATGCGGCCGCGAAGCGTTTTGATACGCTGGCGGAAAAACGCCAGCAGGCGATTAACCACTATCTGTGGGATGAAAAACAGGGCTGGTATGCCGATTACGACTGGCAGAAAGGCAGCGTGCGCCCGCAGCTTACCGCCGCGGCGCTGTTCCCACTCTATCTGCAGGCCGCCACCGATGACCACGCGAGCAAAACGGCCAACGCGGTGCAGGCACAGCTGCTGAAGGAGGGCGGGCTGGTGACAACGACCGTCAACAACGGCCAGCAGTGGGATGCGCCGAACGGCTGGGCACCGCTGCAGTGGGCCGCCGTTGAGGGGCTGAATCACTACGGCAAGCAGGAACTGGCGAAAGAGGTCGGTATGCGCTTCCTGCAGAACGTGCAGGCGACCTACGATAAAGAGCACAAGCTGGTGGAAAAATACGTGGTCGAGGGTAAAGGTCTGGGCGGCGGCGGCGGCGGTGAATATCCGCTGCAGGACGGCTTTGGCTGGACCAACGGCGTGACGCTGAAGCTGCTGGATCTGTACTGCCCGAAAGACAAGACCTGTAACAACGTGGGTGATATTGGGGTGGTGAAAGCGGCGCAGTAG
- a CDS encoding phosphatase PAP2/dual specificity phosphatase family protein, with product MADSAVAPGRYRLWKQALCWLLLLGPLFFLSYGQVNHFTAARADVGSLVFSWEHAIPFMPWTIVPYWSIDLLYGISLFICTSQRELTRHAWRLLAASLVACAGFLLFPLKFTFTRPDSPGLFGWLFHQLEQFDLPYNQAPSLHIILTWLLWLRFRQHLTGPARWPAGGWFWLIAVSVMTTWQHHFIDVITGIAAGIAISYAIPVTGRWRWQRPSSRARRLGGRYAIGALLMGLLAWGVPYGTILLWPAAALLMVAAGYAGLGTTVFQKTPEGQLSLSARWLLWPYLAGARLSKRWFSRTLPATSPVFADVALGGFPDRPLPFTAVLDLTAEFHHRPAPGAAWHSYPMMDLLVPDLADLQRAVERLNRLRTPQGSLLVCCALGLSRSATVVAAWLLATGHAASVAQAVETIRAQRPQVVLTPEHLRLLEDFQEVSCPISA from the coding sequence ATGGCTGATTCCGCCGTTGCACCGGGCCGCTACCGCCTGTGGAAGCAGGCGTTATGCTGGCTGCTGCTGCTCGGGCCGCTGTTCTTTCTCAGCTACGGGCAGGTCAACCATTTTACCGCCGCCCGCGCCGACGTCGGCAGCCTGGTCTTCAGCTGGGAACACGCCATTCCCTTTATGCCGTGGACCATCGTGCCGTACTGGAGTATCGATCTGCTGTACGGCATATCGCTGTTTATCTGCACCTCACAGCGGGAGCTGACCCGTCATGCCTGGCGGCTGCTGGCTGCCTCGCTGGTCGCCTGCGCCGGTTTCCTGCTGTTTCCGCTGAAGTTTACCTTTACCCGCCCGGACTCACCGGGGCTGTTCGGCTGGCTGTTCCACCAGCTTGAACAGTTTGACCTGCCTTACAATCAGGCGCCGTCGCTGCATATCATTCTGACCTGGCTGCTGTGGCTGCGCTTTCGCCAGCATTTAACCGGCCCGGCGCGCTGGCCGGCCGGCGGCTGGTTCTGGCTGATTGCCGTCTCGGTGATGACCACCTGGCAGCACCACTTTATTGACGTGATAACCGGCATAGCGGCGGGCATCGCCATCAGCTACGCCATTCCGGTGACGGGCCGCTGGCGCTGGCAGCGGCCTTCTTCTCGCGCCCGGCGGCTGGGTGGACGCTATGCCATCGGTGCGCTGCTGATGGGCCTTCTCGCGTGGGGCGTGCCTTACGGCACTATTCTGCTGTGGCCTGCCGCCGCGCTGCTGATGGTGGCCGCCGGCTATGCCGGGCTGGGGACCACCGTGTTCCAGAAAACGCCGGAGGGCCAGCTGTCGCTTTCCGCCCGCTGGCTGCTGTGGCCGTATCTGGCCGGGGCCAGGCTGTCGAAGCGCTGGTTTTCCCGCACGCTGCCCGCCACATCGCCGGTTTTTGCGGACGTCGCCCTTGGCGGCTTCCCCGACCGGCCATTGCCCTTCACGGCGGTGCTGGACCTGACCGCTGAATTTCACCATCGCCCCGCCCCCGGCGCGGCCTGGCACAGCTACCCGATGATGGATCTGCTGGTGCCCGATCTGGCGGATCTTCAGCGCGCGGTGGAACGGCTAAACCGGCTGCGCACGCCGCAGGGTTCACTGCTGGTCTGCTGTGCACTCGGCTTATCCCGCAGTGCGACGGTAGTCGCCGCCTGGCTGCTGGCGACAGGGCACGCGGCCAGCGTTGCGCAGGCAGTTGAAACGATCCGGGCACAGCGGCCGCAGGTGGTACTGACGCCGGAGCATTTACGGCTGCTGGAAGATTTTCAGGAGGTCTCATGTCCGATATCCGCATGA
- a CDS encoding bifunctional alpha/beta hydrolase/class I SAM-dependent methyltransferase, translating to MSQPTRQCREGTFITSDGAGLYFRHWPAAQSASRKVIVLFHRGHEHSGRLQHVVDELMMPDAHFYAWDARGHGHTPGDRGYSPSLARSVLDVDEFVRFVAGDAQVDMEDIVAIAQSVGAVLVASWVHDYAPKIRGMVLASPAFKVKLYVPFARAGLGLMQRLRGLFYVNSYVKGKFLSHDPQRIASFEQDPLITRQIAVNILLDLYKTAERIVADSAAITLPTQLLISGDDFVVHAGPQKQFYAGLRSAIKEQHILPGFYHDTLGEKDRQLAFDKMKSFIDRLYTAAPYVFNYDEEDRWSPSADAFRELQAPPNSRSPEGLFYAAMSFGMKTLGRQSAGMRLGYETGFDSGSTLDYVYRNQPEGRGLLGRTIDRQYLNSIGWRGIRVRKVHIQQMITRAVAQLQQDALPVRVVDIAAGHGRYVLDALENQPGIESILLRDYSDLNVEKGQAMIASRGLGHLAQFRHGNAFDTASLAALDPAPTLGIVSGLYELFPDNALIKASLAGLAAAIPPGGVLVYTGQPWHPQLKTIAWTLTSHQNGMPWIMRVRSQKEMDTLVEAAGFEKRQQVIDEFGIFTVSLAVRKPHG from the coding sequence ATGAGTCAGCCAACACGTCAGTGCCGGGAAGGTACGTTTATCACCAGCGACGGGGCCGGGCTGTATTTCCGCCACTGGCCCGCAGCGCAAAGCGCCAGCCGTAAAGTCATCGTGCTGTTCCATCGCGGGCATGAGCATTCGGGGCGCTTACAGCACGTTGTTGATGAGCTGATGATGCCCGACGCCCACTTTTATGCCTGGGACGCGCGCGGCCACGGCCACACGCCGGGAGATCGCGGATATAGCCCCAGCCTGGCGCGCTCGGTGCTGGACGTGGACGAATTCGTGCGCTTCGTCGCCGGAGATGCGCAGGTCGACATGGAGGACATCGTGGCGATAGCACAGAGCGTCGGCGCGGTGCTGGTCGCCAGCTGGGTGCATGACTACGCGCCCAAAATCCGGGGGATGGTGCTGGCTTCCCCGGCCTTTAAGGTCAAGCTGTACGTGCCTTTTGCCCGCGCCGGACTGGGGTTAATGCAGCGCCTTCGCGGCCTGTTCTACGTCAACTCCTACGTAAAGGGAAAATTCCTCAGCCACGATCCGCAGCGCATCGCCAGCTTCGAGCAGGATCCCCTGATTACCCGGCAGATCGCCGTCAATATCCTGCTGGATCTGTATAAGACCGCTGAGCGCATCGTTGCCGATTCCGCCGCCATCACCCTGCCCACTCAGTTACTGATTTCCGGCGATGATTTCGTGGTACACGCCGGGCCGCAGAAGCAGTTTTATGCCGGGCTGCGCAGCGCGATAAAAGAGCAGCATATTCTGCCCGGCTTCTATCACGACACGCTGGGCGAAAAGGATCGCCAGCTGGCCTTCGATAAAATGAAAAGTTTTATCGACCGCCTGTATACCGCTGCGCCTTACGTCTTTAACTACGATGAGGAAGACCGCTGGAGCCCGAGCGCGGATGCCTTCCGCGAATTGCAGGCGCCGCCGAACTCCCGCTCGCCCGAGGGGCTGTTTTATGCCGCCATGAGTTTCGGGATGAAAACCCTCGGCCGGCAGTCGGCGGGGATGCGGCTGGGCTATGAAACCGGCTTCGACTCCGGCAGCACCCTGGATTACGTTTACCGCAATCAGCCTGAAGGCAGGGGGTTACTCGGCCGGACGATCGACCGGCAGTATCTGAACAGCATCGGCTGGCGCGGCATCCGGGTCCGGAAGGTGCATATCCAGCAGATGATTACCCGGGCTGTGGCGCAGTTACAGCAGGACGCGTTGCCGGTAAGGGTGGTGGATATTGCTGCCGGACACGGCCGCTACGTGCTGGATGCGCTGGAAAATCAGCCCGGGATTGAAAGCATCCTGCTGCGGGATTACAGCGACCTCAATGTGGAAAAAGGCCAGGCCATGATTGCGTCGCGCGGGCTGGGCCATCTGGCGCAGTTCCGGCACGGCAACGCCTTTGACACCGCTTCCCTCGCCGCTCTCGATCCTGCCCCCACGCTTGGCATCGTCTCCGGGCTGTATGAACTCTTCCCGGATAACGCGCTGATTAAAGCCTCGCTGGCCGGGCTGGCGGCAGCGATCCCGCCGGGCGGCGTGCTGGTGTACACCGGACAGCCGTGGCATCCGCAGTTAAAAACCATCGCCTGGACGCTGACCAGCCATCAAAACGGCATGCCGTGGATTATGCGCGTGCGCAGCCAGAAAGAGATGGACACGCTGGTGGAGGCCGCCGGTTTCGAAAAGCGCCAGCAGGTCATTGATGAATTTGGTATTTTCACCGTATCGCTGGCGGTAAGAAAGCCCCATGGCTGA
- a CDS encoding CDP-alcohol phosphatidyltransferase family protein gives MTLYDIKPKFQNLLRPLVARLHAGGVTANQVTLLAMVASVVLGGILIAFPHPLLFISLPIFLFLRMALNAIDGMLAREFNQQSTLGAVLNEVGDIISDAALYLAFAFLIGISPWLVVVVVLLSWLTEFCGILCQTLTGVRDYRGPLGKSDRALVFGASGLVIALWPQFIGAFNVVFAVCALLLVWTCINRCRSAIAAKTV, from the coding sequence GTGACGCTGTACGACATCAAACCCAAATTTCAGAACCTGTTAAGGCCGCTGGTCGCCCGACTGCATGCCGGCGGCGTGACAGCCAATCAGGTCACCCTGCTGGCGATGGTGGCCTCCGTGGTGCTGGGCGGCATATTGATCGCCTTCCCGCACCCGCTGTTATTTATCTCCCTGCCGATTTTCCTGTTCCTGCGCATGGCGCTGAACGCCATCGACGGCATGCTGGCGCGAGAGTTTAATCAGCAGTCCACGCTCGGTGCCGTGCTGAATGAGGTGGGCGATATCATTTCGGATGCCGCGCTCTACCTGGCTTTTGCCTTCCTGATCGGCATCTCACCCTGGCTGGTGGTGGTGGTGGTACTGCTGTCCTGGCTGACGGAATTCTGCGGCATCCTTTGCCAGACGCTGACCGGCGTGCGCGACTATCGCGGCCCGCTGGGGAAAAGCGATCGCGCTCTGGTCTTTGGCGCATCGGGCCTGGTGATTGCCCTCTGGCCGCAGTTTATCGGTGCGTTTAACGTGGTGTTCGCCGTCTGTGCCCTGCTGCTGGTCTGGACCTGTATTAACCGCTGCCGCAGTGCGATTGCGGCGAAAACCGTCTGA
- the argC gene encoding N-acetyl-gamma-glutamyl-phosphate reductase, translated as MSQRYRVFIDGQAGTTGLQIQQRLASHPHIELLSIDDAQRKDASARQALMKQADITILCLPDAAAREAVALADEVGARVLDASSAHRVQDGWVYGLPELDAGQREKIRQASHVSNPGCYATGAIALLAPLTRAGLLAADRPLAINAVSGYSGGGKAMIEKYQQQGTGFAAYGLGFDHKHLKEMQAWGGLSTRPIFQPGVGDYAQGMLVFIPLNDTDGEPLQRELAAFYAGQQFIQVRELNQLDNDTAPYLLPEALNNSNNMELFVFTHPQQRQTMLVARLDNLGKGASGAAVQNLNIMLGLAEETCVDL; from the coding sequence ATGAGTCAGAGATATCGTGTGTTCATCGACGGTCAGGCGGGTACGACCGGTTTGCAAATCCAGCAGCGTCTGGCCAGCCATCCTCACATTGAATTGCTCAGCATTGATGATGCGCAGCGCAAAGACGCGTCTGCCCGCCAGGCTCTGATGAAACAGGCTGACATCACCATCCTTTGCCTGCCCGATGCCGCCGCGCGTGAAGCGGTTGCACTGGCGGATGAAGTCGGTGCCCGCGTGCTGGACGCCAGCTCCGCGCACCGCGTACAGGACGGCTGGGTTTACGGCCTGCCTGAACTGGATGCCGGTCAGCGCGAGAAGATCCGCCAGGCCAGCCACGTTTCTAACCCCGGCTGCTATGCCACCGGCGCTATCGCCCTGCTGGCACCGCTGACCCGCGCGGGCCTGCTGGCCGCCGATCGCCCACTGGCGATTAATGCCGTATCCGGCTACAGCGGCGGCGGCAAGGCGATGATTGAAAAATACCAGCAGCAGGGCACCGGTTTTGCCGCCTACGGCCTGGGCTTCGATCACAAGCACCTGAAAGAGATGCAGGCCTGGGGCGGGTTGAGTACCCGGCCCATTTTCCAGCCGGGCGTGGGTGATTATGCCCAGGGCATGCTGGTGTTTATCCCGCTGAACGATACCGACGGCGAACCGCTGCAGCGCGAGCTGGCGGCGTTCTATGCGGGCCAGCAGTTTATTCAGGTACGCGAGCTGAATCAGCTGGATAACGATACCGCACCGTATCTGCTGCCGGAGGCGTTGAACAACAGCAATAATATGGAGCTGTTCGTCTTTACGCATCCGCAGCAGCGTCAGACGATGCTGGTCGCTCGCCTGGACAACCTCGGTAAAGGGGCGTCCGGTGCCGCCGTACAGAACCTCAACATTATGCTGGGGCTGGCGGAAGAAACCTGCGTGGATCTGTAA